The Planktothrix agardhii NIES-204 genomic interval AGTACCAATGAAGAAATAGTTCAAGTCATGGCTAGGGGAGTTGCTGCTATCAGTTTGGTAGTTAGTTTAGTGTTAGCACCTTGGTTAATGTTGCTGATTTTATCAGTCCCCGTTATCGGTGTTAAATTGGTCAAAAATGCTGAATAAATACCGAAACACCCTGTTTTGTTTTCAGGGTGCAAAAATCCACAACCAACTCAATATTAATCTATTATACCCCGCATCATCACCCAGTAACCAACACGGGATTTTTGTTTGTCTATTCCCCATTCCCGATCACGGATTTAAGCGGATTAACACAGATGAAAATCCGTGAAATCCTCTTAAATCCTCTTAAATCCGTGATCCCTGTTCCCTCAAGAATTAGGAAGATTATATTGTTCAACAATTTGTTTAGCAAAATCAGGAACATGAGTATCTAATTTCTCAGGATAATTCCGTTTAACATACAAATAATTCCGAGTAAAGTGAGAATCTATAGAAAAACGGGCATATTCTAACCCTCTAGGGCCGATTTTGTCAATCACTACTCCCATTAATTTTGCTGCCCACATCGGTAAGGTGACTGCTTTATCGTATGCAGGAATACTCTGCTGCACGGCGGGTTTCCGATTCCCTTGGGTAATTACAGGTTGAGTATCAATTAAATCTCCCACTAAGTCTAACATTTCCTGTCCGGTTTGATTTCTAACTACAATCCATTGCCAGCCAAAAGTTGCCCCCATATATCCTACAACTAAATCCGCCAAAGAGTTAACATAATCAAAACAACTCAAACAAGATGGGGCAAAAATATCCTTTAATTCCTTAGTATTTAACCCAAAAAATGGCACGGTTTCAGTAGAGCCATCCTCATGTTTAAAGTGAACTCGAAAATCCTGCATAAATTCATAATAAACAACAGTATCAGGGGATTTACTGGTGGTTTCCAGAAATTTTTGTAAACCTGCTCGGGTAACATTATCCACGCAGGGAGTTCCCAAAACATAAAGTTTTTCTAATCCTAATTCCTTCTCAACTGCCCTTAATGCTTGGATTTGACAGCCCACCCCAATTACTAACAGACGCTTCATTTTTGACTGTTCAATTTGTTCTAATACCGATAAATTTGGGGATAATGTAGGTTTATTAACCTTAGCTGCTAAAATTTCTTCTGGAGTTCTAGCAATCACGGGTTGAGGTTGAAAACGATCTTCTTTGCTATTCTGAACACAAACCACACCTTCCACTAACCCACGGTTAAGCATTTCAATAGCAATGGTACTTACAATTCCCGTCCATTGGGCGCCCTCGATAGGTTCTTTTTTTCGAGCTTGCATCATATCTTGATGCACCCCAAAATAGACATCATCCCAATTATCTAAATTGCGGCGACGTCCATGAGCTTCTGTTTCTAATTCGGCAATTTGTTGATTCAGAAACGCACAGGCTTCTTTAACATAATGAATATAATAGGTATCGCACAGACCGCACTCGCTACAGAGTTCTTTCGCCGGGCGACGACTACCGGGTTTCATACCTTTAGCTTTGAGATGTTTGGCGGGCTCTTGTAGTGAAGTCATAAGAAAAGGGTGGGAGTGTGGAAACTCAGTGTCTTCAGACCTGAGAGGAAACACGACACAGGGGAATTTATTCTCCTTGAAATATTAGTTTACCAAATGGTGCGGATCTTCAATATATTTTTTAACAGTTTCACTGTAGTTGATTAACATAAAGATGTCAACAAAGTCTTGATGGTCGAGTCAATGACTAAAACAATTAAAAAAATGGGGGTGTAGCAAATTTTACATTGTTTTCGCCATCGGGCAATCCGAACTATTTTAGTCCTATTTTGTTTAGGGGGAATGGTACGATTATTTCCCTATTTTATTCCTATTCATGCAGCAGATATTCAACAAAAAGATGTAGCTTTTGAATTTAGCGATCGCAATAATTTACCATTAGGAACAATTTTAAGTTCCGATCAAAATCATACTGCAATTGTTCCTTTAAGTCAAGTTTCACCCCATTTTATTCAAGGAATTATTGCCGCCGAAGATAAACGCTATTATCAACATGGGGCGGTTGATTCTGTTGCCCTGATTCGTTCTATTTTAGAAGCCTTTCAAGCCAAAAAAATTGTTAGCGGTGCGTCTACTATTACCATGCAATTAGCGAGATTATTAGAACCCGCACCTCGAACATTGTCAAATAAATTTGGCGAAATTTGGTTATCTTGGCGACTCACCGCCGGAATGAATCAACAGGAAATATTAGAAAATTATATTAATCGTTTACCAATGGGAGGTAATTTATATGGCGTTGAAGCAGCAGCAAAAACCTATTTTAATACTTCTGCATCGGAGTTGAATTTAGCCCAAGCAAGTCTATTAGCCGCCCTTCCCAATGACCCCACAGACCTAAATCCTTATTATAATTTATCCTCCTTAAAAAAACGTCAAAATTATGTATTAAAAAGAATGGTTGAAGATGGATATATTACCACTATTCAAGCGGAACGCGCCTATGAAGAAAAGTTACAATTCCAACCCCAACAACAAGGAATTATCGCCGCCCCCCATTTTCTATTTTTGCTAACCGAAAAGTTAACAAATTCCATCCCCCCTTCCCCGATTAATCAGGGGAGTATTTATCCAGAAATAACCCCTAATTCTCCCCCCATTAATAAGGGAGGGCTGGGGGGGGTCAGAGAGTCAACCTATAAAATTAAAACCACAATAGATCGCCCGCTACAACAATTTATTGAAGCCCAAATTCAACAAATTATTATCAGTTTAAAAGATCATAATGTTCATCATGCTGCGGCTTTAGTTATTGATAATCATACCGGGGAAGTATTGGCTTATGTGGGTTCTCCCGATTATTTTAATAACGATAAATTCGGGCGAAATGATGGTGTTCAAGCCTTACGACAACCCGGATCAACCTTGAAACCATTTTTATATGAATTAGCCTTATCAAAAGCCATTATTAAACCCCATACCATATTAGCAGATGTTCCTAGTTATTACGCAATTCCAGGGGCAAAACTCTACAGTCCAACGGACTACAGCGAAACATTTTTAGGCCCGGTGCGGGTACGGGTAGCGTTGGCAAACTCTTTAAATGTTCCCGCAGTCAAAGTATTAGAAAAAGTCACTGTTACCGTATTTTTAGAACGATTAAAACAATTAGGATTTCAACATTTAACTCATACTCCTGATTATTATGGTTTAGGATTAACTTTAGGGAGTGGAGAAGTCAGTTTATGGGAATTAGCCCAGGCTTATTTAATTATGGCAAATCAAGGTAAAATAATCACACCTAATGTGATCATAAATCAAGCTAGAAATATCAAAAATTCTGCACTTTCTATTGAT includes:
- a CDS encoding 3,8-divinyl protochlorophyllide/chlorophyllide reductase, producing the protein MTSLQEPAKHLKAKGMKPGSRRPAKELCSECGLCDTYYIHYVKEACAFLNQQIAELETEAHGRRRNLDNWDDVYFGVHQDMMQARKKEPIEGAQWTGIVSTIAIEMLNRGLVEGVVCVQNSKEDRFQPQPVIARTPEEILAAKVNKPTLSPNLSVLEQIEQSKMKRLLVIGVGCQIQALRAVEKELGLEKLYVLGTPCVDNVTRAGLQKFLETTSKSPDTVVYYEFMQDFRVHFKHEDGSTETVPFFGLNTKELKDIFAPSCLSCFDYVNSLADLVVGYMGATFGWQWIVVRNQTGQEMLDLVGDLIDTQPVITQGNRKPAVQQSIPAYDKAVTLPMWAAKLMGVVIDKIGPRGLEYARFSIDSHFTRNYLYVKRNYPEKLDTHVPDFAKQIVEQYNLPNS
- a CDS encoding penicillin-binding protein 1C, yielding MVRLFPYFIPIHAADIQQKDVAFEFSDRNNLPLGTILSSDQNHTAIVPLSQVSPHFIQGIIAAEDKRYYQHGAVDSVALIRSILEAFQAKKIVSGASTITMQLARLLEPAPRTLSNKFGEIWLSWRLTAGMNQQEILENYINRLPMGGNLYGVEAAAKTYFNTSASELNLAQASLLAALPNDPTDLNPYYNLSSLKKRQNYVLKRMVEDGYITTIQAERAYEEKLQFQPQQQGIIAAPHFLFLLTEKLTNSIPPSPINQGSIYPEITPNSPPINKGGLGGVRESTYKIKTTIDRPLQQFIEAQIQQIIISLKDHNVHHAAALVIDNHTGEVLAYVGSPDYFNNDKFGRNDGVQALRQPGSTLKPFLYELALSKAIIKPHTILADVPSYYAIPGAKLYSPTDYSETFLGPVRVRVALANSLNVPAVKVLEKVTVTVFLERLKQLGFQHLTHTPDYYGLGLTLGSGEVSLWELAQAYLIMANQGKIITPNVIINQARNIKNSALSIDAPVTWQLITNMLSDAHARSHSFGIDSVLNLPFPVAVKTGTSSNYRDTWTVGFTTDYTVATWVGNFDGQGMENVSGVTGAAPLWNRILLHLHETKEPANFPVPEGLIQLPICATTGLRPTKDCSGGIVLEYFDPKAIAEYEKKSPKSVLNSEYNEWLSRQSHPQLTQNQLKIISPQVDDYFVINSGETAKLEFKITGNSQQSVEWWLNGEKLNSQSDNSLFWQLQPGQWTLTVKQGTQQDSVQFQVQKADKKPYRRGFSIVNTNK